In a single window of the Delftia tsuruhatensis genome:
- a CDS encoding NAD(P)/FAD-dependent oxidoreductase, with protein MIRVSELKLPLSAVQYHPENHTEYLPLEPLRALAARQLGIAEEAIASVHVHKRSFDARKSELLAVYIVDLTLADEGREAALLEQFAGHAHVNPTPDMRWHPVGQAPAGLQRRPVVVGFGPCGIFAALVLAQMGFRPIVIERGRQVRERTQDTWGLWRKRELQPESNVQFGEGGAGTFSDGKLYSQIKDPRHLGRKVMQEFVTHGAPPEILYAAHPHIGTFKLVKVVEGMREEIIRLGGEIRFGQRVCDMRIEGEGEDRRLTALEVLDQDSGERQWLETDHAVMALGHSSRDTFAMLYERGVHMEAKPFSVGFRIEHPQSVIDRARWGRHAGHPLLGAADYKLVHHASNGRAVYSFCMCPGGTVVAATSEPERVVTNGMSQYSRAERNANAGMVCAIDPADYPRDAKSFAWAFDGKTHGVEDLKDGELHPLSGIVLQRQLETKAYLLGGRNYNAPGQLVGDFIEGRESAELGEVEPSYKPGITLTNLHHALPAYAIEAMREALPAFGRKLRGYDMRDAVLTGVETRTSSPVKIGRGADFHSLNTRGLYPAGEGASYAGGILSAGVDGVKVGEAVACAILGLPLPSSGARSSGGAA; from the coding sequence ATGATCCGTGTCTCCGAATTGAAGCTTCCCCTCTCGGCGGTGCAATACCACCCCGAGAACCACACCGAATACCTGCCCCTGGAGCCGCTGCGGGCGCTGGCCGCACGCCAGCTGGGCATTGCCGAGGAGGCCATCGCCTCGGTGCATGTGCACAAGCGCAGCTTCGATGCGCGCAAGTCCGAGCTGCTGGCCGTCTACATCGTCGATCTGACGCTGGCCGACGAAGGCCGGGAAGCCGCGCTGCTGGAACAGTTCGCCGGCCACGCCCATGTGAACCCCACGCCCGACATGCGCTGGCATCCCGTGGGCCAGGCACCTGCCGGCCTGCAGCGCCGGCCCGTGGTCGTGGGCTTCGGGCCCTGCGGCATCTTCGCGGCCCTGGTGCTGGCGCAGATGGGTTTCCGGCCCATCGTGATCGAGCGCGGCCGCCAGGTGCGCGAGCGCACGCAGGACACCTGGGGCCTGTGGCGCAAGCGCGAGCTGCAGCCCGAGTCCAACGTGCAGTTCGGCGAAGGCGGCGCCGGCACCTTCTCCGACGGCAAGCTCTACAGCCAGATCAAGGACCCGCGCCACCTGGGCCGCAAGGTCATGCAGGAGTTCGTCACCCATGGCGCACCGCCCGAGATCCTCTATGCCGCGCATCCGCACATCGGCACCTTCAAGCTGGTGAAGGTGGTCGAGGGCATGCGCGAGGAAATCATCCGCCTGGGCGGCGAGATCCGCTTCGGCCAGCGCGTGTGCGACATGCGCATCGAAGGCGAAGGCGAGGACCGCCGCCTCACCGCCCTGGAGGTGCTGGACCAGGACAGCGGCGAGCGCCAGTGGCTGGAGACCGACCATGCCGTGATGGCCCTGGGCCACAGCTCGCGCGACACCTTCGCCATGCTCTACGAGCGCGGCGTGCACATGGAGGCCAAGCCGTTCTCCGTAGGCTTTCGCATCGAGCACCCGCAAAGCGTCATCGACCGCGCACGCTGGGGCCGGCATGCCGGCCATCCGCTGCTGGGCGCGGCCGACTACAAGCTGGTGCACCACGCCAGCAACGGCCGCGCGGTCTACAGCTTCTGCATGTGCCCGGGCGGCACCGTGGTCGCGGCCACCAGCGAGCCCGAGCGCGTGGTGACGAACGGCATGAGCCAGTACTCGCGCGCCGAGCGCAACGCCAACGCGGGCATGGTCTGCGCCATCGACCCCGCCGACTACCCGCGCGATGCCAAGAGCTTCGCCTGGGCCTTCGACGGCAAGACCCACGGCGTGGAAGACCTCAAGGACGGCGAGCTGCACCCCCTGTCTGGCATCGTGCTGCAGCGCCAGCTGGAGACCAAGGCGTATCTGCTGGGCGGGCGCAACTACAACGCGCCGGGCCAGCTGGTGGGAGACTTCATCGAGGGCAGGGAATCCGCCGAACTCGGCGAGGTCGAGCCCTCCTACAAGCCCGGCATCACGCTGACCAACCTGCACCACGCCCTGCCCGCCTATGCCATCGAGGCCATGCGCGAGGCCCTGCCGGCCTTCGGCAGGAAGCTGCGCGGCTACGACATGCGCGATGCTGTGCTCACCGGCGTGGAAACACGCACCTCCTCGCCCGTGAAGATCGGCCGCGGCGCCGACTTCCACAGCCTGAACACGCGCGGCCTGTACCCGGCCGGCGAGGGCGCCAGCTACGCGGGCGGCATCCTGTCGGCCGGCGTGGACGGCGTCAAGGTGGGCGAGGCCGTGGCCTGCGCCATCCTCGGGCTGCCCCTGCCCTCGTCCGGAGCAAGAAGCTCAGGCGGCGCGGCATGA
- a CDS encoding VUT family protein, which produces MTSRFTTPSRTQLLAAIAAMGVVVLSSNILVQYAINDWLTWGAITYPFAFLVSELVNRSFGPQQARRVAWVGFAVAVAASLVLAPPRIALASGAAFIASQWLDIGVFHRLRAGRWWRAPLVATLLAACLDTFLFWSIAFAGAAEPWVTWALGDLGVKLVLGVALLLPFRLAIARWWRATAAH; this is translated from the coding sequence ATGACCAGCCGCTTCACCACCCCGTCGCGCACCCAGCTGCTGGCCGCCATCGCGGCCATGGGCGTGGTGGTGCTGTCGTCCAACATCCTGGTGCAGTACGCCATCAACGACTGGCTGACCTGGGGTGCCATCACCTATCCGTTTGCCTTCCTGGTGAGCGAGCTGGTCAACCGCAGCTTCGGCCCGCAGCAGGCCCGGCGCGTGGCCTGGGTGGGCTTTGCCGTGGCCGTGGCGGCCTCGCTGGTGCTGGCGCCGCCGCGCATCGCGCTGGCCTCGGGCGCGGCCTTCATCGCCTCGCAGTGGCTGGACATCGGGGTCTTTCACCGCCTGCGCGCGGGCCGCTGGTGGCGTGCCCCGCTGGTGGCCACGCTGCTGGCCGCCTGCCTGGACACCTTCCTGTTCTGGAGCATCGCCTTCGCGGGCGCCGCCGAGCCCTGGGTGACCTGGGCCCTGGGCGACCTGGGCGTCAAGCTGGTGCTGGGCGTGGCGCTGCTGCTGCCCTTTCGCCTGGCCATCGCCCGGTGGTGGCGGGCAACGGCAGCGCACTGA